CTTCTTCGTACATGTTTTTGTTTCTCGGTAGTCTTTCCATTGCTACCGTCTTTCAAAACGATAAAATGATTGATGGGGTGTTGTCCTTTAGTTTTGATGTGCAGCCAACATAATCTTCTATGCAGTTGTTATTATTTCATGGAATTGCTGCATCTATCTTATTAGCTTTAGATTTGTGCACTGTTACATCTTTTCTTATTTGCATCAAAGATGTACATTAAGATGGCTATAGGAGACATAGGACTTTCAATGAATTGGGCTTCTGTACCGCAGGTATCAAGAGGTAGTCCTATATGATTGTCGGTTCATACAAGAACACCTGTGCGCAATGTGGACCTGAACTTGGAGCAATCGTCTCAAATAAGGGTGGCTTCGATTGCGCATATGTGCTGTGTGGGGTTACACTCACCGACTGTAAGGTTGTCATTGCCATGTTTGACATTTGGAGGACGTGAAGTAGCAACGGAATACTAGGTGATTTTACTTTTTTAGCTTTTGGTGTTTTAACCTTTGGCTGCCGTAGTCGTCTCTATTAGAAGACATTTGATATGCCACTTCGACCACACAAGAAATGTTTTTATTAGTACATAAATTGAAGCCACTATTGTAGATAAAAGGATGGTCACATGTGCATTAAATTTATAGATGATACAATTCTACCTTCTTGTGAGGCTAATAGGTGAATTCgatatttatttcatttggtggatgtaatgatttttaaaaagcGAAATCCAAATAAATCTATATTGGAATTTCATGGCTTGGTAGAGTTTGGTAAGGcaagaaaatttaaagaaaaaaaaggttaaaatatgccatagttgtttatattatttataaaattaaaatttaatatttctatttctttctacaatgtaactaaaaaatattgtaatgaatttaaatttagcaAAATGTttagtttgaattttgaaatttgaatacATGGAGAAATAGGCAGAAAATACATTCCTATTTTGGTGCTGGCTAggaaagagaaaatgaaaaaatacaaaggaaaacaATTGCTTTAAAAAATACTTAATTTACATGtcttattttctatctttttctcgTTACTTTTATCTATTAGAATTTAGaatagaaaattataattttattttattttacttttttctcGAACTTttcttgaaattaaaattatttttcccttttttatattCTCGTCTTTCATCCTTTCTATTTTTTactcctccaatcataataagaATGTTTATCTCTGGTCTAAATGAAAATTTCCCACTTATCATGTCAACATTTTAGCTTTCGAAATCAAGACAGCAAACTAGTGAAGGTTGCAGGTCGAATAGAATCCGTCCAATTTGATATCAATTTTGTTATAAGTCAAATCAAACCCCTCTTCTTCATTTTTTCTGTGGAACAAAAAACTGCATTGCAGCATGATTCATCGATGAAAACAATacaatttcatcatccaacttaaaTCTTCCCCTTGTTGCATAGCTTGAAAGACATTTCAGGCTGCTTCACCATCTTCCACGCAAGAACTGATGAATTTGAAGCAAATAATACAAGTTTAACAGAAAAAGCATGCATCCATGGCAACTACACATTTTCAGTATTCAAAGATTAAAAACAGATAGCAAACTATACGTAAAAGTCTCCTAATCCGTGTCAATAATAATATCATAATACCTAAGAGGAACTGAAGTCTAAAAATGCTGGTAACAACAATAATTGTTTCAAAAGGATTGCCTCTAGGGACACCAAAGATCCTTCAATAAGGAAGAGCACAACCAAATGGCAAGAAGAGACCCACTCCCCATATTTTATTTGAAAGCCCTAACATTACTCCACAGCATACGTTTTCAAAGCATCTGACATCCCAAGAAAACAACGTACTAGACATTTTGACAAACATATATTGTGCACAAAGTCCCTTAAACACGGAAAATCACAAACTAATCCAATTCCAACCCAATATAATAAGAACCTACCAATCATAAGAACGCAAATTTTATTCTGGTTTGGGTGTCAAGGGTCCAAAATCTTTACGAGGCAATAACTACcagcagaaaaaaaaaagttggttAGTAAATGaagatcaaataataaaaattgatgtAACATGAAAACTAAGAGAAAAGGGAGGGCTAACCGTCCAAAAAGCTCTGCCTTCGAGAAGGCCATAAGGAAGAGCTCCGAAATTCCTCGAATCCTTTGTATTATAGATGTAATCTCCTTCTACCCAAACATGCCCTTTAGGAACCTAGCTAAAAGCAACTAAGTACtgaatgataatgataatgaagTATTTTTTTCTAAGAAACACGGTAATTCTTTGAATATGTACCACGATAGTTTCGCATCTATCACCCGACTGAGGGTCGACGACGTAGGTGATTTGATCACCTTCCAATCCGATCAACCGTTTGCAGACAATCTTCCTAGGAGTCTCGGGAGATCGAAAGATCACAACATCTCCAGGTCGAAGTTTGCCGGTGCGGGTCGAAATGCGCTCCACCAACAAAATACTGCCTGTTACGTTTAAGGTCGGAAGCATGCTAGGACCATAAGTCTATTCAAGTACCCAGTAATTGCCCCCATAttcaaaagcaaaattaaaacccaagaaagaagaaacagattgataaatttgtttttctGGGATAAGTCGGAAATTTTGCTTACAATAGCGACAGTGCCGAGATATTTGTTGGTAACGTAAAGCAAACAGAGGCCTCTCACTACAGCAGTAAAGCTGCTCCATTCACCCATTCTCCTCTTTTTCTCGATCGATTTTCGATTTgggttttaataaaaaaagaaagaaaatcatgGAATTGTTCAATGCCGGTAGTCGACTATtaactttcttcttcctttttttttttttaaattcttgaaTCCAACATTGCCCGTGGaccaaaaataataatccaaCGCTGCCTGTGGGTTTTAGCCTACTCAAAGAATGGCCTAAAACACTCTTAACAAAAACCCATTTAGTAAAGCTAAGATATTATTAGCTTGAACTTGACGACTTTATTGCTTTTCAAATAGGTTTCTGATAAGGCTCAAGTAACCGGGATTTGTCAAGAGATAAAAGTTAAAGAGGGAACGTGTTATTATTATGTAAAAGTACATCATTCCTTGCTTTGAAACGTATTGCCTAAAGGTTGTCAATTTCAAACAAGAAACTTCACAATGGGGCTATAATTTTATCAATACTAGTAAAACAAATTAGCAAAGTTGGTAACCTCCGGATCCCTAATTCAAGAGAGAGACAACACACAATCAAAAAGACGAAAGATAGGTCGAAAATTGTTTGAAGTCATGCTTTGTGGACCTGAAGTTGAGTCCCTGACAAGTCTTCCCTGGATAAAGCTCCAGTCACCACTAGTTGGATTGGGTGAGTCTCCTATTTTCCATCACTAGTGGCTGAAAACCCATCGAATTGCAGTAAGTTGGCAAATGGGTTCGTTGACGTAATGATAGCggtgttgaatttttttttttttttgcatcacTCGCTGAATATAGCCAGCCTGTTTCCCTAAAAGTAGGCTAACAGAAAGTCAACTAACAAAGTCTAGCCCACCCCTGACATTTGACATGAGGCGTGCATCATTGGAACCATAGTTGGTTGGGGGTGGCCAATTCGTAAGACCATCCCGCCtctttcatattatttttgtagGTATATTAGACGATACTTGTATTTTAGTCAAAGATGAAAATACTTCCCTCCAGTTTCGACATGATTCAGCTTTACTTCCAGTCTTTccataaacaaaatataaaaaagagtTAACCAATTGACGCATAACAAGTTGGAAGTGATGATGAAGGAAAATCCAACTTAACAAAAGTTGATAAAAGAAGTGGGTCCGTCCAATAGCAGGAGTTCGAAAACTGATAAAAAAGGTCGTGCTGGTGCGCCACTAACTGCACTACCTACTGGCTCAAATACAGCGATTGTGGGGGAAAGGTGCACAAAAGAAAAGCACCATGCATGCATGGCAATGAGTTCTCATGTCTCTAAATATCAGCACATAAAAGGGCATATTATGTATAAAGGTATCAAGACTGACAGGTTTTTGCACCTCATGCTCAAATACTGATAAACAAAATATACACAAACAGGATCGGGCACCACATAAAATGTATTGACAGACAACAGCACGTCTCTGGACTTGCAACAAATTATTTCTGAAGTATAGTGTTACTGTGGGGTAAAAAGAAACCAcgagaatattaaaaaaagaagcaaagaaaCGACATCAAACAAAGACAAAAGTCTGAGTAAAGTGGTACTCAAAAAGGTTTAACaagtatttataatatttatgcaACAACGGGGAATAACAAAAAGCAAGTAGAATAAGAAACCAGGCAGCGAAGAAACTGATAATATCTTTTAAGTACATTTCATTAACATTCAAAGCAGCTACTAGTGCCATAAAGATAATGGCAACTACAAACTTAGTAGTCATATTACAGAGCCAAACTCCACCCAACCTCTCTCCCTTTCCAAGGGACACGATATATGATCTTCAGAAGTTTAAGCAACACATGCACTGGCACCATTAATACATATGCATAACTGGAAACTATAACACACATGAATTCTAAATGCCTGTCTTCTTTATCTCTGGAACACAAACCATCAGAGAGAAGGCGAAGGATGAGTATGCGATATAGGATAAACTTGAATTCCAGAAGATGAGGAAACCATTATCAGAATATGAGTTTAATCTCCATTCTTGAAATTCTCAACTCCAAGCTTCTTTACTTCAACCTTGAGAGACTTGAGGTACCGAACAGCTTCATCGAGAACTGCTACAGTACCCATCTGATCAGCACCTGGTATAATTCCCCTTAGAACCTTaaccattttcttcattttcagcCGCTTTTTGGGGTCACTACCACAACCGCTACCAGAGGATTTCAGAGTAGAAGAACATGAGCTGTTTTTTCTTGGTTTCGAGCCATATGCAGAGTGAGAATCAGAGTCACATTCATAATTACCAGAAGTCCGTGCTGTGCTAACTTCTTCCTCATCATAATCTTCTTGTTCCTCCTCTTCTGAGCTGAGTAGTGCATCAATATCATCTGAATCCTCTTTCAGAGATGATGAGGTATCTTTTTCCACATCATTAACATCTTTTATGTCATACTTTCCATCAAGGTAAGTTGCAAAAACATTTAATCCATGACCACTAAATTTGTTTGCAACAGCAGGATTGAACATTATCTGGTTTCTATTATCATTCTGATTGAAGATAACGAAATTCTTGGGACAAACCTCTGAGGGTTGAAACTCAATGCCATGGAGGGGTGGCAATGGCTTAGCACATGGAGGAAAAACTGTACCAAAAGCAGAAGGAACCGGCGTGTGAATGTAATTATCATCCACATGATCTGCAAGTCTGGGCACCGCTTTTGGGGGGTAAAACTGTTGATCACTCTGCATCGAAATTTCTACTTAATCAAGAGGTTCACAACAAAAGATTGCTTCTTGGCTTTGAACGTGCACTTATTCAACTTTTAAGTTGGAAGAAGATTTATAACTAAATTACGGTGAGACAAAAATCTAAACTACTGGATCGCCATTACAATATGTCAAAGCTACCTATCCCAAATTTGCCATCAACACAATCAGATGTTCCATTCTGTCACAGCCTTACACATAACACAATTGAACGGCACTCTCCCAGATCCCAATTTCCAAGAGTTCTGTAATACCAGACTACGTAACAGGCTTAAGCAACTGACGGAAATACTCTGCCTGCAATAGCATATAAAAAAGTCAATAACCATAAAACTTGCACAAGTAATATGTGCAGCAAAAACAAAAAGATACTTTGCCAATCATATTCATAAGAACAGAAACTTTAGTCCTGCTTGGTATTTTGGAGTCACTTGACAATTTCTATTTCATGAAGCCTGCTAAAAATGGCCATAAGTTTGTGTACTGTACATGTCCAGATCTGTTGACAAAGGGAAATCCACAACAACAAGGATATACAAATGATAAACATCTTTCATTACTCAAATTTGAATATAACTTCTTTCTCTTCAACCATAACAATTGCATTTATGCCCACATAAATGTGCTTTGTGTTCGTGGTTGTTGTAGTTCATTTGCTTGTGTGCATCAACAAGACAGATTTTTCCAATCAGTTATTTGACAAACTAGAGATCAAGAGGCCTACTCAACCTAATCCAGACATACTACAGCAACATTAGTGATGGGACAATATATGACATGGCACATAGATTTATCTAAGACAGCCTCTCATGCATTTCCAAGGAcacaaacatatataatataacagGATGGAACATCAACATGAAATTTGAAACAAGAAAACATATTTACCTGACAAACTTGAACTAGCTTATAGTATGCAATAACACCAACGCTCATTTTAATTTTCCCAACTTCCTTAATTGCTCGATATCTCTTTATGGTTACCGAAATGTACATCCTCACACCTCCAACCCAAAATTTTCCAATTGCAAACGAAAGTTGAAGGAACCGTATCCCCTTTAAAATTCAATCGAAATTCACCTACAACAGTAGAATAACAACAGATAGATATATGATGCACATTACAATGtaaattctttttttattctGGAAATTATAAAGCAAGCAAAAGATCATGAACAGAACTTTTCAGACTAAGAGAACTCACCAGAAACAAATAAAATTACAGTATGACAAGAAAGAAAACAACTAAGCGCACGCAGTTGACGAAAGACCACGGCATTTTGTTAGACTTTGATTCAACCCAGAAGTGACTATTGAAGAATAAATCCAAGTCTTTTGCCTGCCAAAAAGAATAAAGGAAGGAGTTAAAATCAAACAAAGTTACACAAACACTTACATTAAGAAACCAGGGGATCTGCAGTAAAAGAGGAATGAAGTAAACAAAAGGATCAATGATAATTCAAGCTCAGTGGAACTAAAACTCAAACggaaaattaaaatcaaagaaagTAGTTCTAATTGGTAGCAGATATAGATCTAGGAGAAATTTAGAAAACGAAAGCACTGAAGATTTAATATAGAAAAACTCACtttccattaaaaaaaaatcacaaattcctcAGTGGAACTATATGCACGAATTGCAGATAAATTAGAGGAGGAAAACACAGAGACTAACAAAAATACTACCATTAAAATACATATGATACCTATTTTT
The sequence above is drawn from the Gossypium hirsutum isolate 1008001.06 chromosome A05, Gossypium_hirsutum_v2.1, whole genome shotgun sequence genome and encodes:
- the LOC121229380 gene encoding mitochondrial inner membrane protease subunit 1 isoform X2 yields the protein MEQLYCCSERPLFALRYQQISRHCRYCSILLVERISTRTGKLRPGDVVIFRSPETPRKIVCKRLIGLEGDQITYVVDPQSGDRCETIVVPKGHVWVEGDYIYNTKDSRNFGALPYGLLEGRAFWTLLPRKDFGPLTPKPE
- the LOC121229380 gene encoding mitochondrial inner membrane protease subunit 1 isoform X1, with protein sequence MGEWSSFTAVVRGLCLLYVTNKYLGTVAITYGPSMLPTLNVTGSILLVERISTRTGKLRPGDVVIFRSPETPRKIVCKRLIGLEGDQITYVVDPQSGDRCETIVVPKGHVWVEGDYIYNTKDSRNFGALPYGLLEGRAFWTLLPRKDFGPLTPKPE
- the LOC121229381 gene encoding transcription factor bHLH144 — its product is MQSDQQFYPPKAVPRLADHVDDNYIHTPVPSAFGTVFPPCAKPLPPLHGIEFQPSEVCPKNFVIFNQNDNRNQIMFNPAVANKFSGHGLNVFATYLDGKYDIKDVNDVEKDTSSSLKEDSDDIDALLSSEEEEQEDYDEEEVSTARTSGNYECDSDSHSAYGSKPRKNSSCSSTLKSSGSGCGSDPKKRLKMKKMVKVLRGIIPGADQMGTVAVLDEAVRYLKSLKVEVKKLGVENFKNGD